Proteins encoded by one window of Nasonia vitripennis strain AsymCx chromosome 5, Nvit_psr_1.1, whole genome shotgun sequence:
- the LOC100678317 gene encoding selenocysteine insertion sequence-binding protein 2-like — MEEGQHEAQHAEAPKSWRETSDEKTSSKQWTPIEVLRHRLYDKVQVKPPARDMKLKMAMHRDLLRHFSRNKDRDAKDHIKDRFNFVQKPRGKVICAKKNVSNAGLIFKREYENHIMDAKISDLVTKIDSPKFKVAEDPKIDFNIARAVSTMSCYDNVHREPPVEMGDGTVLDSRPDVTKKLENVSIHDPYHINDAVPQKTLCMSLIDQTVSLDISANAQNQPGSQLPVVHSGLVDFSRGFREYCTNTINPQLNEALEKFIAELSRLQRNLYNRDNAKGRYRRRFYAGFREIEKRLKLNKVKLALVAPNLDKSKDDDGELDKMVHRFIDSCRRHEVPVVFGLSRRKLGYLTHGKGFVSCIGVANYEALEDKLEEALKNVVEARNEFRILSGQADKTIDMTELLTDDLLLSERVKLLLKTLASH, encoded by the exons ATGGAGGAGGGTCAGCACGAAGCCCAGCACGCGGAGGCTCCGAAATCCTGGAGAGAGACGTCCGACGAGAAGACGTCGAGCAAGCAATGGACACCAATCGAGGTATTGCGACACAGGCTCTACGACAAGGTCCAGGTCAAGCCACCCGCCCGGGACATGAAGCTCAAGATGGCAATGCACCGGGACCTGCTGCGACACTTCTCCAGGAATAAGGACCGCGACGCCAAG gatcacATCAAGGACAGATTCAATTTTGTACAGAAACCAAGAGGAAAAGTGATCTGtgctaagaaaaatgtatcaaacGCAGGGTTGATTTTCAAGCGAGAATACGAGAATCACATAATGGACGCAAAAATATCGGATTTGGTGACGAAAATTGATTCGCCAAAGTTCAAAGTGGCAGAAGACCCAAAAATAGACTTTAACATTGCCCGTGCTGTGTCAACGATGAGCTGCTACGACAATGTCCATCGAGAGCCACCAGTGGAAATGGGTGATGGAACAGTGCTAGATAGCAGGCCTGATGTGACGAAAAAGTTGGAAAATGTCAGTATTCACGATCCCTACCATATAAACGACGCGGTCCCTCAAAAAACTTTATGCATGAGTCTCATTGATCAGACAGTGTCATTGGATATTAGTGCAAACGCGCAGAACCAACCTGGTTCTCAATTGCCGGTTGTTCATAGCGGTTTAGTTGACTTTTCTAGAGGATTTAGAGA GTACTGTACGAACACGATAAACCCGCAGCTGAACGAAGCTCTTGAAAAATTTATCGCCGAACTGTCGAGGCTCCAGCGAAACCTGTACAATCGTGACAACGCCAAGGGCCGCTACAGAAGACGATTTTACGCCGGTTTTCGAGAAATCGAGAAACGCCTCAAGCTCAACAAAGTCAAGCTCGCCCTCGTCGCGCCTAACTTAGATAAAAGCAAAGACGACGATG GTGAACTAGATAAGATGGTGCATCGATTTATCGACTCCTGTAGGAGGCACGAGGTGCCCGTTGTGTTCGGCCTCTCTCGGCGTAAGCTAGGATATTTAACGCACGGCAAGGGCTTTGTCAGCTGCATCGGAGTCGCGAATTACGAGGCTCTCGAA GACAAATTAGAGGAGGCGCTTAAAAATGTCGTCGAGGCTAGGAACGAATTCAGGATTTTGAGCGGCCAAGCGGATAAGACGATCGACATGACGGAATTGTTAACAGATGATCTTTTGCTCTCTGAGCGCGTTAAGCTGCTCTTGAAGACCTTAGCGTCTCATTAG